One Oscillatoria salina IIICB1 genomic window, GAATAGCGTCTTCAAAATCTGTTGATTCTAAAAAGGCGATAATTGCTTGAGGTACGGAACCTTGACAGGAAATATCAAATTGATAGTTTGGTCTAATTTCGTCTAATTTTTGACTCAATTTATAGCCGAAATTATTTTCAAGATAAGTTTTAATTTCTGGTTTGGTTTTGCCTTGACGACTGAGAAAAATAGCCGCAGAAGTTGCTTGTGCGCCTTTAATTCCTTCGGGATGATTGTGAGTTATTGCGGCACTTTTTTGCGCTTCTAATAAGACGGTTTCGAGGTTATCAAAGGCAAATCCTACTGGAGAAACGCGCATGGCACTACCATTTCCCCAACTATTATAAGGTTCATTGCTGTTAGATTTTCCCCACAGGTGAAAGTTTTTTCCGTAACCTGCA contains:
- a CDS encoding ADP-ribosylglycohydrolase family protein, which codes for MLGAIAGDIIGSIYEANNRKSKVFPLFNPESCFTDDTVLTVAVADVILTNGDYTKTIKKYYHLYPHAGYGKNFHLWGKSNSNEPYNSWGNGSAMRVSPVGFAFDNLETVLLEAQKSAAITHNHPEGIKGAQATSAAIFLSRQGKTKPEIKTYLENNFGYKLSQKLDEIRPNYQFDISCQGSVPQAIIAFLESTDFEDAI